One Fusobacterium nucleatum genomic window carries:
- a CDS encoding NAD-dependent epimerase/dehydratase family protein: MNKITLMITGASGFIGSNFMDKYKNEYNIIPVDLLKENPEDLSFDGVDCILHLAALVHQMKGAPREKYFQVNTELTRRIAEKAKIKGVKHFVFYSTVKVYGYDGDLKNHNYILNEFSECNPKNDPYSESKWEAEKILKKLESDNFRVAIIRPPMVYGKGVKGNMESLIKLIKKSPILPFKYDKNKRSLVNINNLLHLTYLVINQQAQGLFLPLDEKNLSLKEIFEGIEEAIGIRRVNIRLIKPLFWILTKLKPKIMLRLYGSLQFNNERTKSEINYQPIISYKEGIKETIQ, from the coding sequence ATGAATAAAATAACTCTTATGATAACAGGAGCAAGTGGATTTATTGGGAGTAATTTTATGGATAAATATAAAAATGAATATAATATAATTCCTGTTGATTTATTAAAAGAAAATCCAGAAGATTTAAGTTTTGACGGAGTTGACTGTATTTTACATCTAGCGGCTTTGGTACATCAAATGAAGGGAGCACCTAGAGAAAAATATTTTCAAGTAAATACAGAATTAACAAGAAGAATTGCTGAAAAAGCAAAAATAAAGGGAGTTAAACATTTTGTTTTTTATAGTACTGTAAAAGTATATGGCTATGATGGAGATTTAAAAAACCATAATTATATATTAAATGAATTTTCAGAATGTAATCCTAAAAATGATCCTTATAGTGAGAGTAAGTGGGAGGCTGAAAAGATTTTAAAAAAGTTAGAAAGTGATAATTTTAGAGTAGCAATTATAAGGCCACCAATGGTTTATGGAAAAGGTGTAAAAGGAAATATGGAGAGTTTAATAAAATTAATAAAAAAAAGTCCAATACTTCCTTTTAAATATGATAAAAATAAAAGAAGTTTAGTGAATATTAATAATTTATTGCATTTAACATATCTAGTTATAAACCAACAAGCACAGGGATTATTTCTTCCACTTGATGAAAAAAATTTGTCTTTGAAGGAGATATTTGAAGGAATAGAAGAGGCAATAGGCATAAGAAGAGTAAATATAAGACTAATTAAGCCATTATTTTGGATATTGACAAAATTAAAACCTAAAATTATGTTAAGATTGTATGGTAGTCTACAATTTAATAATGAAAGAACAAAATCTGAAATTAATTATCAGCCAATAATATCATATAAAGAAGGAATAAAAGAAACAATCCAGTAA
- a CDS encoding glycosyltransferase, giving the protein MKFSVLMTVYINDNPIYLYKALLSIIKQTLVPTEIVIVKDGLVTDEILKVLEKVKTKHNNVKIVSLEENKGQSEALNQGLLNCSYDLVARMDSDDISTKKRFELQINVFNEDSSIDAVSGTTEDFSSDGKKYGKRVLPQGGEELYQFSKKRSPLNHGAVMYKKEKVLAVGGYKKFIQVQDYILWADMLSNNCKFYNLKEVLLKVRVDDKYSRKGTKNYVKEEILLQKYLYKEGLISKFVMYMNMLTRIGVRIFPKKILFFIYKKLLRS; this is encoded by the coding sequence ATGAAGTTTTCTGTATTAATGACAGTGTATATTAATGATAATCCAATATATTTATATAAAGCACTTCTAAGCATTATAAAACAAACTTTGGTACCTACAGAAATAGTAATTGTTAAAGATGGATTGGTTACAGATGAAATTTTAAAAGTTTTGGAGAAAGTAAAAACAAAACATAATAATGTAAAAATTGTTTCATTAGAAGAAAACAAAGGACAAAGTGAAGCTCTAAATCAAGGGCTTTTAAATTGTAGTTATGATTTGGTAGCAAGAATGGATTCAGATGATATAAGTACAAAAAAAAGATTTGAGTTACAAATTAATGTTTTTAATGAAGATTCTTCTATTGATGCAGTTAGTGGAACTACTGAAGATTTTTCAAGTGATGGAAAAAAATATGGAAAAAGGGTACTTCCTCAAGGGGGAGAGGAACTATATCAATTTTCTAAAAAACGTTCTCCATTAAATCATGGGGCTGTTATGTATAAAAAAGAGAAAGTTTTAGCAGTTGGTGGTTATAAGAAATTTATTCAAGTACAAGACTACATATTATGGGCAGATATGTTATCTAATAATTGCAAATTTTATAATTTAAAGGAAGTTCTTTTAAAAGTAAGAGTTGATGATAAATATAGTAGAAAAGGTACTAAAAATTATGTAAAAGAAGAAATTTTACTTCAAAAATATCTTTATAAAGAAGGTTTAATAAGTAAATTTGTTATGTATATGAATATGTTAACTAGAATAGGGGTTAGAATTTTTCCTAAAAAGATTTTATTTTTTATATATAAGAAACTTTTAAGGAGTTAG
- a CDS encoding EpsG family protein: MKLMNRKELKNITLIFLTLFTGLRFNVGADYLSYGYIFNTIKSNQNIRIEPLYWLINKILPNYILVCSFVAFLSLYFIFKFINYLDEKNFYFILFGYVSIYYLQWNMSTVRQGLAISIFLYSTIFLFEKKYKKYLFFILVGGLFHKTLFLAFLIYPIFKLKIKDRFLIISFFCLFIFRKEIFSILEFLILKYRISYSSYILGFVKNQLLNSGIKKTFIIRVLIYLSIAYLSKKQILKTNYKVYVIKKIACFLMLSNLLLQSYGNVAIRAIKPYEIFIVLSFFYLIKYLTRITLKLKQISIMFITTIYFFYYVSIGSMYYPYETIFVKKNYENKVIKLHPIKYYKTRKIFKDEGYSEEQIDEFYRIRGVIK, translated from the coding sequence ATGAAATTAATGAATAGAAAAGAGTTAAAAAATATAACATTAATCTTTCTTACATTATTTACGGGTTTAAGATTTAATGTAGGAGCAGATTATTTATCTTATGGATATATTTTTAATACAATAAAATCTAATCAGAATATAAGAATAGAACCTTTATATTGGTTAATAAATAAAATTTTACCTAATTATATTTTGGTATGTTCTTTTGTAGCTTTTTTATCTCTTTACTTTATCTTTAAGTTTATTAACTACTTAGATGAAAAAAATTTCTATTTTATTTTGTTTGGATATGTTAGTATATACTATCTTCAATGGAATATGAGTACAGTTAGGCAAGGATTAGCAATTTCAATTTTCTTATATTCAACTATCTTTCTTTTTGAAAAAAAATATAAAAAATATTTGTTTTTTATATTAGTGGGAGGATTATTTCATAAAACTTTATTTTTAGCTTTTCTTATCTATCCTATCTTTAAACTTAAGATAAAAGATAGATTTCTAATAATTAGTTTCTTTTGTTTATTTATTTTTAGAAAGGAAATTTTTAGTATATTAGAATTTTTAATTTTAAAGTATAGGATTTCTTATAGCAGTTATATTTTAGGCTTTGTAAAAAATCAATTATTGAATTCAGGAATAAAAAAAACATTTATAATTAGAGTTTTAATATACTTATCTATAGCCTATTTAAGTAAAAAACAAATATTAAAAACTAATTATAAAGTATATGTTATAAAAAAAATAGCTTGTTTTTTAATGTTATCTAATCTTTTACTTCAAAGTTATGGTAATGTAGCTATAAGAGCTATAAAACCTTATGAAATCTTTATTGTTTTATCTTTTTTTTATCTTATAAAATACTTAACTAGAATTACTTTAAAGTTAAAACAAATTTCCATAATGTTTATTACTACAATATACTTTTTTTACTATGTAAGTATAGGTTCTATGTATTATCCTTATGAAACTATTTTTGTAAAAAAAAATTATGAAAACAAAGTTATAAAATTACATCCTATTAAATATTATAAAACAAGAAAAATATTTAAAGATGAAGGATACTCTGAAGAACAAATAGATGAATTTTATCGTATAAGAGGAGTAATAAAATGA
- the pseB gene encoding UDP-N-acetylglucosamine 4,6-dehydratase (inverting) — translation MLDNKVILVTGGTGSFGNKFIERILKEYNPKKIIIYSRDEFKQDLMYKNFLAKYGKEKIGKLRFFIGDVRDKERLYRAFNKVDYVIHAAAMKQVPACEYNPFEAIKTNINGAENIIEAAIDRGVKKVVALSTDKAVSPINLYGGTKLVSDKIFISANAYSGEEGPTFSIVRYGNVAGSRGSVIPFFKQLLSQGKTELPITDIQMTRFWMVLDDAVNLVLKALEESKGGETFVFKNPSFLITELAKALNPNGKIKEVGIREGEKIHEVMITRDDARYTYDYGNYYVIYPNFEWWNKEKIKSGGKLIPKNWDYNSGTNDWWLNAEELREKIEKLEIKY, via the coding sequence ATGTTAGATAATAAGGTGATATTAGTAACAGGGGGGACAGGTTCTTTTGGGAATAAGTTTATAGAAAGGATATTAAAAGAATATAATCCTAAAAAAATAATCATTTATTCTAGAGATGAATTTAAACAAGATTTAATGTACAAAAATTTTCTAGCAAAATATGGTAAAGAAAAAATTGGTAAATTAAGATTTTTTATAGGTGATGTTAGAGATAAGGAAAGATTATATAGAGCTTTTAATAAAGTTGATTATGTAATCCATGCAGCAGCAATGAAACAAGTTCCAGCATGTGAGTATAATCCTTTTGAAGCAATTAAAACAAATATCAATGGTGCAGAAAACATAATAGAAGCAGCAATAGATAGAGGAGTAAAAAAGGTAGTAGCTTTATCAACTGATAAAGCAGTGAGTCCAATTAATTTATATGGAGGAACAAAGTTAGTTTCAGATAAGATTTTTATATCTGCAAATGCTTATTCAGGAGAAGAAGGACCAACTTTTTCAATAGTTAGATATGGTAATGTTGCTGGAAGTAGAGGATCAGTTATTCCATTTTTTAAACAATTATTATCACAAGGAAAAACAGAACTTCCTATAACTGATATACAAATGACTAGATTTTGGATGGTTCTAGATGATGCTGTTAATTTAGTATTAAAGGCTTTAGAAGAGTCAAAAGGTGGAGAAACTTTTGTATTTAAAAATCCTTCATTCTTAATAACAGAACTTGCAAAGGCTTTGAATCCAAATGGAAAAATAAAAGAAGTAGGAATTAGAGAAGGGGAAAAAATTCATGAAGTAATGATAACAAGAGATGATGCAAGATATACCTATGATTATGGAAATTATTATGTTATATATCCTAATTTTGAGTGGTGGAACAAAGAAAAGATAAAAAGTGGCGGGAAATTAATTCCAAAAAATTGGGATTATAATTCAGGAACTAATGATTGGTGGTTAAATGCAGAAGAGTTAAGAGAAAAAATAGAAAAGTTGGAAATTAAATATTAA
- a CDS encoding aldo/keto reductase encodes MKLCLGTVQFGLNYGIEKKKIETNEINKILITALENEIKILDTAQNYGDSEKLIGNFEKRNYFKIISKVSSDSLNNMNDLRELEILLQNSMNNLKIPSLDGLLLHKGEDLKNKVFLKNLNILKQNGYFQNFGVSIYSPEEAIIALELEDISYIQVPYNILDTRLDKINFFEKAKKNNKTIFVRSIFLQGVLLKENSKYPKFLEPLKAYNQLIENEIKEIGCTKLDFLLNFIKSIKEIDYIIVGIDSLKNLEEIIRAYNYSGLEAYNYNNLRSNFINISEDILNPSLWRGC; translated from the coding sequence ATGAAATTATGTTTAGGGACAGTTCAATTTGGACTAAATTATGGAATAGAGAAAAAAAAAATAGAGACCAATGAGATAAATAAGATTTTGATAACTGCATTAGAAAATGAAATAAAGATATTAGATACTGCACAAAATTATGGAGATTCAGAGAAACTAATTGGAAATTTTGAAAAAAGAAATTATTTTAAAATCATATCTAAAGTATCTTCTGATTCTTTAAATAATATGAATGATTTAAGAGAATTAGAGATACTATTACAAAATTCAATGAATAATTTAAAAATTCCCTCTTTAGATGGACTTTTATTACATAAAGGTGAAGATTTAAAAAATAAAGTATTCTTAAAAAATTTAAATATTTTAAAACAAAATGGATATTTTCAAAATTTTGGAGTCTCAATATATTCTCCAGAAGAGGCTATCATAGCATTAGAGCTTGAGGATATAAGTTATATCCAAGTTCCATATAATATATTAGACACTAGACTAGATAAAATAAATTTTTTTGAAAAAGCAAAAAAAAATAATAAAACAATATTTGTAAGAAGTATTTTTTTACAAGGGGTTTTGTTAAAAGAGAATTCAAAATATCCAAAATTTTTAGAACCTTTAAAAGCATATAATCAACTTATTGAAAATGAAATAAAAGAAATAGGCTGCACTAAATTAGACTTCTTACTTAATTTTATAAAGAGTATTAAAGAAATTGATTATATTATAGTGGGGATAGATAGTTTAAAAAATTTAGAAGAAATTATAAGGGCATATAATTATAGTGGATTAGAAGCTTATAACTATAATAATTTAAGAAGCAACTTTATAAATATTTCTGAGGATATTTTAAATCCTAGTTTATGGAGGGGATGTTAA
- a CDS encoding SDR family oxidoreductase, which produces MEGMLMKSLFCLQDKVILITGGNGHLGKAMCHALAEYGATLILGSRNVQKNKELCEELTKLYNNTNISLELDLEDRKNVIVKIKDLIDEYGRIDILINNSYYGFSGKFHEMDYESWNRGIEGSVGTVFLCTRTVINEMLKIGKGKIINIASMYGINAPNVTELYDGESCEKYYNPVNYGVGKAGIIQFTKYIAAVYGKEGIICNSISPGPFPNFEIQKNKIFVERLSNKVPLKRVGQPEDLKGAIVFLCSDSSNYVNGHNLVIDGGWTIW; this is translated from the coding sequence ATGGAGGGGATGTTAATGAAAAGTTTATTTTGTTTACAAGATAAAGTTATATTGATTACAGGTGGGAATGGTCATTTAGGAAAAGCTATGTGTCATGCATTAGCAGAATATGGAGCAACATTGATATTAGGAAGCAGAAATGTACAAAAAAATAAAGAGCTTTGTGAAGAATTAACTAAATTATATAATAATACTAATATTTCATTAGAACTTGATTTGGAAGATAGAAAAAATGTAATAGTTAAAATAAAAGATTTGATAGATGAATATGGAAGAATAGATATATTAATTAATAATTCATATTATGGATTTAGTGGAAAATTTCATGAAATGGATTATGAGAGTTGGAATAGAGGGATTGAAGGAAGTGTTGGAACAGTATTTCTTTGTACAAGAACAGTAATTAATGAGATGCTAAAGATAGGAAAAGGAAAAATAATAAATATAGCTTCTATGTATGGAATAAATGCACCTAATGTTACTGAATTATATGATGGTGAGTCATGTGAAAAGTATTATAATCCTGTAAATTATGGAGTTGGTAAAGCTGGTATAATACAATTTACAAAGTATATAGCAGCAGTATATGGTAAAGAAGGTATAATATGTAATTCTATTTCGCCTGGTCCGTTTCCAAATTTTGAAATACAGAAAAATAAAATTTTTGTGGAAAGATTGAGTAATAAGGTTCCTTTAAAGAGAGTTGGACAACCAGAAGACTTAAAAGGAGCAATTGTATTTTTATGTTCTGATTCATCTAATTATGTAAATGGACATAATTTAGTTATAGATGGAGGATGGACAATATGGTAA
- a CDS encoding N-acetylneuraminate synthase family protein, whose protein sequence is MYNILEVASCHGGDINYLYSLIEKYSIFNKSDNFGIKFQPFKYDLIATKDYSNYSIYKDLFFAKNEWKDIIRKAFCTKDIWLDIFDEYSLDILEDNLENIKGIKFQTSILDNLIIFNRLKNIKTDNLHLILNIAGRSLEDIEKILEKYSNLHFKEVYLEVGFQGYPTALEDCGISKISTLKKRFQDIKIVFADHTDSQTEEAVILPILVGFENCDIIEKHIMLDRKKTKYDFYSSLTFEQYVKFIEIQKKYFKLKEEDFINEREVEYFKKSVQIPILNKDKKSGELIDIENDFEFRRTDSLGLNLLEIKKFVSEKYILASDKKKGETIQEEDLKKANIAVIIACRLKSSRLKRKALLKIGALSSIEMCIKNVLKFEDINSVVLATSTTEEDSELKDYIYNKSVIFHQGDPNDVIQRYIDIINKKNYDVIVRVTGDCPYLSKDICKFVLDNHFEKGAEYSNGIGAAIGTNVEIMNTLSLKEIKKYFPKADYSEYMTWYFQNNPEVFKLNYVDLPDKWKRDYRLTLDYQEDLDLFNKVEEYFSKNNINYTIDNLFDFLDKNPEISKINLNMPVRYYVDKELIATLDRETKIKK, encoded by the coding sequence ATGTATAATATACTTGAAGTGGCTAGTTGCCATGGTGGAGATATAAATTACTTATATTCTTTAATAGAAAAATATAGTATTTTTAATAAGAGTGATAATTTTGGAATAAAATTTCAACCTTTTAAGTACGATTTAATTGCAACTAAAGATTACTCAAATTACTCAATATACAAAGATTTATTCTTTGCTAAAAATGAATGGAAAGATATAATTAGAAAAGCTTTTTGTACAAAGGATATATGGTTAGATATTTTTGATGAATATAGTTTGGATATTTTAGAAGATAACTTAGAAAATATTAAAGGAATAAAATTTCAAACTTCAATATTAGATAATTTAATTATATTTAACAGACTAAAAAATATAAAAACTGATAATTTACACCTAATTTTAAATATTGCAGGTAGAAGTTTAGAAGATATAGAGAAAATTTTAGAAAAATATTCAAACTTACATTTTAAAGAAGTCTATTTAGAAGTTGGATTTCAAGGTTATCCTACAGCTTTAGAAGATTGTGGTATAAGTAAGATTTCTACTTTGAAGAAAAGATTTCAAGACATAAAAATAGTTTTTGCAGATCATACAGATTCTCAAACTGAAGAAGCAGTAATATTGCCAATATTAGTTGGTTTTGAAAATTGTGATATTATTGAGAAACATATTATGTTAGATAGGAAAAAAACAAAATATGATTTCTATTCTAGTCTAACATTTGAACAATATGTTAAATTTATTGAAATACAAAAAAAGTATTTTAAGTTAAAAGAAGAAGATTTTATTAATGAAAGAGAAGTTGAATATTTTAAAAAATCTGTTCAAATACCTATATTAAATAAAGATAAAAAATCTGGAGAATTGATAGATATAGAGAATGATTTTGAGTTTAGAAGAACAGATTCTTTAGGTTTAAATCTACTTGAAATAAAAAAATTCGTATCTGAAAAATATATTCTAGCTTCAGATAAGAAAAAAGGTGAAACAATACAAGAAGAAGATTTAAAAAAAGCTAACATTGCTGTTATTATTGCATGTCGTTTAAAGTCTTCGCGTCTAAAGAGAAAAGCCTTATTAAAAATTGGAGCTCTTTCTTCAATAGAAATGTGTATCAAAAATGTATTGAAGTTTGAGGATATTAATTCAGTTGTTTTAGCTACATCAACAACAGAAGAAGATTCTGAACTAAAAGATTATATATATAATAAATCAGTTATTTTTCATCAAGGAGACCCAAATGATGTTATCCAAAGATATATAGATATCATCAACAAAAAAAATTATGATGTAATAGTAAGAGTAACAGGTGATTGTCCATATCTATCTAAGGACATATGTAAATTTGTACTAGATAATCATTTTGAAAAAGGAGCAGAATATTCAAATGGTATAGGAGCTGCAATTGGAACAAATGTAGAAATTATGAATACTTTATCTTTAAAAGAAATAAAAAAATATTTTCCTAAAGCAGACTATTCAGAATATATGACATGGTATTTTCAAAATAATCCAGAAGTATTTAAATTAAACTATGTAGATTTACCAGATAAATGGAAAAGAGACTATCGTTTAACTTTGGATTATCAAGAAGATTTAGACTTATTTAATAAAGTTGAAGAATATTTTTCTAAAAATAATATTAATTATACTATAGATAATTTATTTGACTTTTTAGATAAAAATCCAGAAATAAGTAAAATTAATTTAAATATGCCTGTACGATATTATGTTGATAAAGAATTAATTGCAACTCTTGATAGAGAAAC